Below is a window of Shinella sp. PSBB067 DNA.
CGGCAAGCTCACCTTCATCCTGACGCACGGCATCGGCCGGTCCTTCGTCGCCGACGACGTGCCGCAGTCGGAAGTTGTCGCCTTCCTCAAGGAAAAGCTGCCGAAATGACCAGCGATACGCCCGCCGTGCTCGCTCCTGATGTCTGGCCGTGGATCGTCCTCGGCCTCATCGCCCTCGCCGCCATAGTCTACTGGCGCTCGTCGATTTCAGGGCTGTGGCGTTCGCACCGGGAGACGCGCGAGGCGGAGGGCGAACGCGAGGGGGCGTCCGCGAAGACGGAGCGCGACCGGCTTCCCAATGCGCTCGACCTCGACGCGCTGGAAGTCTCCGACATCATGATCCACCGCATGGCCATGCGGGCGCTCAATGCCGGCGATCCGCCGGAGGAGATCGTCAAGGCCGTGCTGGAAAGCCCCTATACGCGCATGCCCCTCTGGATGGGCTCGGCCGACAACATCGTCGGCGTCGTCCACGCCAAGGACCTCCTGCGCGCGCTGGCGGAACCCGGCGTCGAGCCGAAGAGCCTCGACATCACGCGGGTCGCGCAGAAACCGTGGTTCGTGCCCGACACGACGACGCTGAAGGAGCAGCTCGCCGCCTTCCTGCGCCGCGAGGAGCATTTCGCGACCGTCGTCGACGAATACGGCGATGTGCAGGGCCTCGTCACGCTGCAGGACATCCTCAAGGAGATCGTCGGCGACATCTCCGACGAGAAGACGGTCGACATCCAGGGCGTGCGGCAGGAGGCGGACGGCTCGCTCGTCGTCGACGGCAGCGTTTCGATCCGCGACCTCAACCGCGCCTTCAACTGGACGCTGCCGGACGAGGAGGCGACGACCATCGCCGGCCTCGTCATCCACGAATCGAAGTCGATCCCGGAGGAGCGCCAGGCCTTCACGTTCCACGGCAAGCGCTTCATCGTCATGAAGCGGGTGAAGAACCGCATCACCAAGCTGCGCATCCGCCCGGCGGAGCTGTTGCAGCCGGGCGCCTGAAGCAGGTCCGGCGAACGTGAGAAGCGGTTTTGCGTTCGCAATGGCGCAAGACCAAAAAGCTCACCAGCGCGTCGGTTCGCCCGGCGCCGCCGCCTCGACGGCGAGGGCATGCAGTCCCGCATCGAGCTCTGCCTTCACCGCCTCGTTGATCGCCCGGTGGCGTGCCACCCGGCTCATGCCGGAAAAGGCTGCGGAGACGATGCGGATGCGCATATGCGTCTCGCCCTCGCCATCGAAGCCCGGCTGGTGGCCGGCATGCAGGTGGCTCTCGTTGATGACCTCGAGGCGCTCGGGGGAAAAGGCGGCTTCAAGCTTGCCGGCGATGCTGGTTTTCATGGACATGGGGCAACTTTCAGCGACGGAAACGGCACCGCCGCGACGCAGGTAAAGGGTTCCACAAAGCCAGCAACAATCCGCTTTGTCAATTCTTGTTGCGGCCGCTCGGGAGCCCCATAATTAGCGCCATGAAACTCGATTCCAAATACTTCGACCGCATCCGCACGAAGCGGCGCGTGGAGCGTCCCGAACGCTCCGCGCCGACCTGTCAGTGGGACGGCTGCGAGGAGAATGCCGTGCATCGCGCACCCGTCGGCCGCAACGCCGAGGGGCAGTATTTCATGTTCTGCTTCGAGCACGTCAAGGAATACAACAAGGGCTACAACTACTTCTCGGGCCTGTCCGACGGCGAGATCGCGCGCTACCAGAAGGAGGCCATCACCGGCCACCGCCCGACCTGGACCATCGGCGTCAACAAGGCCGCCAAGAACGGCCCGGCGCAGGGCACCGCGCGCTCCGGCACGGCCGGGGCAAATCAGCGCATCCGCGATCCCTTCGGCCTCTTCAACG
It encodes the following:
- a CDS encoding BolA family transcriptional regulator — encoded protein: MSMKTSIAGKLEAAFSPERLEVINESHLHAGHQPGFDGEGETHMRIRIVSAAFSGMSRVARHRAINEAVKAELDAGLHALAVEAAAPGEPTRW
- a CDS encoding DnaJ domain-containing protein: MSAMKLDSKYFDRIRTKRRVERPERSAPTCQWDGCEENAVHRAPVGRNAEGQYFMFCFEHVKEYNKGYNYFSGLSDGEIARYQKEAITGHRPTWTIGVNKAAKNGPAQGTARSGTAGANQRIRDPFGLFNEGKGRRPQMEPRARKLKTLEAKAFDTLGLSANATTEDIKSAYKMLVKKHHPDANGGDRGSEERFRAVIQAYQLLKQAGFC